One Dysidea avara chromosome 7, odDysAvar1.4, whole genome shotgun sequence genomic region harbors:
- the LOC136260621 gene encoding wings apart-like protein homolog — protein MAKNIQRTYTSTRNYKKKSAKSEGSSDFEDLKSGQDDVNNRRKMVTTNNWSRDTFKSDLAGIKRMGSQSPLKLARESCKKRRVIESATRRKIDDVYGFSATEDEISDSNSCPPDLNTPSVNSVDSSDNLSPVLSSSQPSSLTSNKRTRSNPIKYNLTSTDCATPPLKPTLRHTLSSPVKLPPSSKLPSSQPKPNLVKGLSWPKIQKKDKPAAVERPQNKVDTSKQPFAEKGKKESGNKPITVSGVKQAYQCQEYGEHQKFVDEMKYTMNNLSKSRSVMIRSLSCCNLAMQCLRAEFRQQIRVRSLTGRILHSLKDAPSHKTLALCTAALIFVLTKDQMNSDFDRNTLELFTKLLKGDELDDEEMSGKEQKDHFRISAKVKTIVSKAEESFICRSHKDVTEMCQKGEVSVTMLILSSLLNLMSLRDGQSFKEQLRLLGTLDHVASLVVNNFKLLRPSPFPRSRTPTDVTAPYIILAKVMGPLAVLETASYMNKDNQSYLVVYDGSVLVTALTELLNYCQTVLQGTSNEDSEVVTRSLLATLKVLVNITHDNELGSQRVGEQHSIINNICQCILVLPSSLEGERQFDVLVMGLGLLINLVEYVSQNRQTLEKLTIRVNGKNCKALSHLVDMFLLHNTAAEKSNISLPTPKSIGTTSTNSHSAGCTTSGSTRTSSTSEMLEAISKRLLGAGSSQEESGLDWLEEEDAVIGEDPIGGDIESNQLSSHEHHYSSSSDGAMDDSLVISREELNTAILQAGKQMEHSFITAYCALVLGVMCRYSESCRESIVHGMPSRSFKEMISILQQFVNFSDMVNSVSQSGIESVRKIILYLKEFDKDFK, from the exons ATGGCTAAAAACATCCAAAGGACGTACACAAGTACTCGTAATTATAAGAAGAAGAGTGCCAAGTCAGAAGGAAGTAGTGATTTCGAAGACCTTAAAAGTGGCCAGGATGACGTTAATAATCGCCGAAAAATGGTTACGACTAACAATTGGAGTCGCGACACTTTTAAATCCGATCTCGCTGGAATAAAGCGGATGGGATCCCAGTCACCGCTAAAATTAGCGAGAGAGAGTTGTAAGAAGCGCCGTGTCATTGAGAGCGCTACCCGAAGAAAGATAGACGATGTGTACGGATTTAGTGCCACTGAAGATGAAATTTCAGATTCTAATAGTTGCCCGCCTGATTTAAACACTCCTAGTGTCAATTCAGTTGATAGCAGTGACAATCTGAGCCCTGTGTTGTCCAGTTCTCAACCATCATCGCTCACAAGCAACAAAAGGACCCGAAGTAACCCCATCAAGTACAACCTTACTTCTACTGACTGTGCAACACCACCACTgaagcctacactaaggcacacACTTTCTTCACCAGTTAAACTACCACCTTCATCGAAACTTCCTTCATCTCAACCTAAACCGAATTTGGTTAAAGGTTTGTCGTGGCCAAAAATTCAGAAAAAAGATAAACCTGCTGCAGTAGAAAGGCCTCAAAATAAAGTTGACACCAGCAAACAACCATTTGCAGAAAAGGGCAAAAAGGAAAGTGGGAATAAACCGATTACTGTTTCAGGTGTTAAGCAAGCGTACCAATGTCAGGAGTATGGTGAACATCAAAAATTTGTTGATGAGATGAAATACACCATGAATAATTTGAGTAAGAGTCGTTCAGTGATGATCAGGTCTCTAAG TTGCTGTAATTTGGCTATGCAGTGTTTGAGGGCTGAGTTTCGGCAACAAATTCGTGTTCGTTCTCTGACTGGTAGAATTTTACATTCCTTGAAGGATGCTCCAAGCCACAAA ACACTGGCCTTGTGCACTGCAGCTCTTATATTTGTTCTAACTAAAGATCAGATGAACTCAGATTTTGACAGGAACACTCTTG AGTTGTTCACGAAGCTACTAAAAGGTGATGAATTAGATGATGAAGAAATGAGTGGGAAGGAACAAAAAGACCACTTCAGGATTAGTGCTAAAGTGAA GACAATTGTCTCCAAAGCTGAGGAGTCATTTATTTGTAGATCACACAAAGATGTTACTGAGATGTGTCAGAAAGGAGAAGTGTCTGTTACCATGCTCATTCTGTCATCATTGCTCAACCTCATGTCATTGAGAGATGGTCAGTCATTTAAGGAGCAGTTGCGTCTACTGGGCACCCTAGACCATGTGGCTTCTTTAG TGGTCAACAACTTCAAGCTACTCAGGCCAAGCCCATTTCCCAGGTCCCGTACTCCTACAGATGTTACTGCACCTTACATAATACTGGCTAAAGTGATGGGACCATTAGCAGTACTGGAGACAGCCAGTTACATGAACAAGGACAACCAGTCATATCTCGTTGTGTATGATGGGTCAGTGTTGGTAACTGCTCTTACTGA GTTGCTAAACTATTGTCAGACAGTGCTACAAGGTACCAGTAACGAGGATAGTGAAGTTGTTACTCGATCGTTGTTGGCCACCCTCAAAGTGCTAGTGAATATTACCCATGATAATG AACTGGGCAGTCAGAGGGTGGGAGAACAGCATTCTATTATTAATAATATCTGTCAGTGCATTTTAGTG CTCCCATCCAGCTTGGAAGGTGAAAGGCAGTTTGATGTACTGGTGATG GGCTTAGGTCTACTGATCAACCTTGTTGAGTATGTTTCCCAGAATCGACAAACACTGGAAAAACTGACAATAAGAGTGAATGGAAAAAACTGTAAAGCATTATCCCATCTAGTGGATATGTTTCTGCTACACAACACTGCTGCAGAAAAATCCAACATTAGTCTACCCACCCCTAAATCAATAGGCACCACATCGACTAACTCCCACTCAGCTGGATGTACTACCAGTGGCAGCACAAGAACTTCAAGCACCAGTGAAATGTTGGAAGCTATTAGTAAAAGGCTACTTGGGGCTGGATCCAGTCAGGAGGAAAGCGGGTTGGACTGGTTAGAGGAAGAGGATGCTGTGATTGGGGAAGACCCCATTGGTGGAGATATTGAATCAAATCAGTTGTCATCACATGAGCACCATTACTCCAGTAGCAGCGATGGAGCAATGGATGATTCCCTGGTGATATCTAGAGAGGAACTCAATACTG CTATACTTCAAGCAGGAAAGCAGATGGAACATTCATTCATTACTGCTTACTGTGCTCTAGTGTTGGGTGTGATGTGTCGGTATAGTGAA AGCTGTCGGGAGTCCATAGTGCACGGAATGCCATCTCGTTCATTCAAGGAGATGATATCCATTCTGCAGCAGTTCGTTAATTTTTCAGACATGGTT AATTCGGTCAGCCAGTCAGGCATCGAATCAGTTCGTAAGATTATTCTATATCTAAAGGAGTTTGATAAAGATTTCAAATAG